The following coding sequences are from one Parabacteroides pacaensis window:
- a CDS encoding tetratricopeptide repeat protein: protein MKKILLLLVVSLVSFSICAQEDLLKEAENAYVKEDYNKAIELYESILNKNGESAAVYYNLGNAYYKANKIAPAILNYERALLLEPGDGDIRFNLQMAKQKAVDQIEPVDTFFLSKWFDRLQNIASADSWAMLALVCFILFIGCLISFFFSRKLIWKKGGFYVGILLLIIVILANIFAANQKKELENRNTAIVFAPTVTVKSSPNESGTDLFILHEGTKVFIKSTLGEWSEIMLEDGNVGWMPSSKIEII, encoded by the coding sequence ATGAAAAAGATATTGCTTTTATTGGTTGTCTCACTTGTGTCATTTTCTATTTGCGCACAAGAAGATCTTTTAAAAGAAGCTGAAAATGCTTATGTAAAAGAAGATTACAATAAAGCAATAGAATTATATGAAAGTATATTGAATAAGAATGGCGAATCGGCAGCTGTTTATTATAATTTAGGAAATGCTTATTATAAAGCCAATAAGATTGCACCGGCCATTCTGAACTATGAACGTGCTTTATTATTGGAACCGGGTGACGGTGATATTCGCTTTAATCTGCAAATGGCAAAGCAGAAAGCTGTAGATCAAATAGAACCGGTAGATACTTTCTTCCTTTCAAAGTGGTTTGACCGCTTACAAAACATAGCCTCTGCCGATTCATGGGCGATGTTAGCGTTGGTATGTTTCATTTTGTTTATCGGCTGTTTGATATCCTTCTTCTTCTCTCGTAAGTTAATCTGGAAAAAAGGAGGTTTTTATGTGGGTATTCTTTTGTTGATTATCGTTATATTGGCAAATATCTTCGCAGCTAATCAAAAGAAAGAATTGGAAAACAGAAATACTGCCATTGTTTTTGCTCCGACAGTAACGGTGAAAAGCTCGCCCAATGAAAGTGGTACCGATCTTTTTATTTTGCATGAAGGGACAAAAGTTTTTATTAAGAGCACTTTAGGAGAATGGAGTGAAATTATGTTGGAAGATGGAAACGTAGGTTGGATGCCAAGTAGCAAAATAGAAATCATATAA
- a CDS encoding BatD family protein: MRKLIFLFALTLTGYALNAQITFKASVPPAVVMGRPFQLSYTVNAEASERELRIPELSDFEIIYGPAAATTQSMVMANGKFTSEVSSTFTYTLMPKKEGTFNIAPATIKVKNANYTSNAVVVKVLPADKSSEAQQNEEVAGAGATKITKDGIFAKMLVSKTKVYEQEGILLSFKIYSQYNTDFQGVKFPEFEGFLSQDIEIQPQWVLENIDGKNYRTAVLKQVILYPQRSGKLTIEGGKLDVVLRLPTPQRVRSFFDDFFDAYQDVNKSISAPPVTINVEPLPSGKPASFSGAVGQYSMTSSISADRVKVNEGVTIKLNISGNGNIKLLKNPEVSFPNDFDVYDPKTNSDIKTTQNGSTGTRTIEYFAIPRYAGDFTIPAINFSYFDPKTAKYNTLTAGPYQLHVEKGEGEEESAPVVSNFSNKESVKYLGQDIRYLKVKGFHFTKQNELFFGSFMYIMCYVFPLLLFILFFIVYRKQVKENANIALVRTKKANKIAVRRLKIAGKLLKENKKEAFYDEVLRAVWGYLSDKLNIPQASLTKDNVEAELVKYGVDEPLINEFMEVLNTCEFARYAPAQASDAMDKLYELTVDAIGKMENTIKKK, encoded by the coding sequence ATGAGGAAATTAATTTTCTTATTCGCTCTCACACTTACAGGATATGCTTTAAATGCACAAATAACGTTTAAGGCATCGGTTCCACCTGCTGTAGTGATGGGACGTCCGTTTCAATTATCCTATACAGTAAACGCAGAAGCTAGTGAACGGGAGCTACGGATACCGGAACTTTCGGATTTTGAAATAATATATGGACCTGCAGCGGCTACTACGCAAAGTATGGTTATGGCAAATGGCAAATTTACATCTGAAGTAAGTAGTACTTTTACTTACACTTTAATGCCAAAGAAAGAAGGAACATTTAATATAGCTCCGGCCACGATCAAAGTAAAAAATGCCAATTATACTTCTAATGCAGTGGTTGTGAAAGTATTGCCTGCGGATAAATCCAGCGAAGCCCAACAAAATGAGGAGGTAGCAGGAGCAGGGGCTACTAAAATCACTAAAGACGGGATCTTTGCTAAAATGCTCGTTTCTAAAACCAAAGTATATGAGCAAGAAGGTATTTTACTCTCATTTAAAATATATTCTCAATATAACACAGATTTCCAAGGAGTAAAATTCCCTGAATTTGAAGGATTTCTTTCACAGGATATAGAAATTCAACCTCAATGGGTTTTAGAAAATATAGATGGTAAAAATTACCGTACGGCGGTATTAAAACAGGTTATTTTATATCCGCAACGTTCCGGCAAATTAACCATTGAAGGAGGAAAACTGGATGTAGTATTACGTTTGCCTACTCCTCAAAGAGTAAGAAGTTTCTTCGATGATTTCTTTGATGCTTATCAGGATGTAAATAAAAGTATTTCTGCTCCGCCGGTCACGATAAATGTCGAACCTCTTCCTTCGGGTAAGCCTGCTTCTTTTTCCGGAGCTGTAGGGCAGTATTCTATGACTTCTTCTATTAGTGCAGACCGGGTAAAAGTGAATGAGGGGGTTACAATTAAATTAAATATATCCGGTAACGGAAATATTAAGCTTCTCAAAAATCCTGAAGTTTCTTTCCCGAATGATTTTGATGTTTATGATCCGAAAACGAATTCAGATATAAAAACGACACAAAATGGAAGTACCGGAACCAGAACAATTGAATATTTTGCCATTCCCCGATATGCCGGCGATTTTACTATTCCGGCTATCAACTTTTCTTATTTTGACCCGAAAACCGCAAAATATAATACATTGACGGCCGGACCTTATCAGCTTCATGTTGAAAAAGGAGAAGGAGAAGAGGAGAGTGCTCCTGTTGTTTCTAATTTTTCTAATAAAGAAAGTGTAAAATATTTAGGACAGGATATTCGTTATTTGAAGGTAAAAGGTTTTCATTTTACTAAGCAGAATGAGTTATTCTTTGGTTCTTTTATGTATATCATGTGTTATGTCTTTCCTTTATTGCTGTTTATATTATTTTTTATCGTATACAGGAAGCAGGTGAAAGAGAATGCCAATATTGCATTAGTCCGTACGAAAAAAGCCAATAAGATAGCGGTCAGACGATTAAAGATTGCAGGTAAGCTATTGAAAGAAAATAAAAAGGAAGCTTTCTATGATGAAGTGCTCCGGGCTGTATGGGGATATTTAAGTGATAAGTTAAATATACCTCAAGCATCTCTTACAAAAGATAATGTAGAAGCCGAATTGGTTAAGTATGGAGTGGACGAGCCTCTAATTAATGAATTCATGGAAGTTTTAAATACTTGCGAGTTTGCAAGATACGCTCCGGCACAGGCTTCGGATGCCATGGATAAGCTGTATGAACTTACGGTGGATGCGATTGGTAAAATGGAGAATACGATCAAAAAGAAATAA
- a CDS encoding tetratricopeptide repeat protein has product MIFLSTGLASAQKAERKNVREGNKLYTKEKYTESEIAYRKSLEVNPKSIEGNYNLGNSLYKQGKYDEAAKQYQQTIAQEADPLKLAQAFHNMGNITMQKKDYAKSVEAYKMSLRLNPSDDETRYNLALAQKLLQDQQQQQQDQDQNKDNKDQDQKKDEEKKDDQQQQDQQQQDDKKENKTQDQPHQNEQMSQDNAQQMLDAFLQDEKDTQEKVKKAQAQQHQRRRTEKEW; this is encoded by the coding sequence ATGATTTTTCTTTCTACCGGATTGGCCTCTGCTCAAAAGGCAGAACGTAAAAATGTACGGGAAGGAAATAAATTGTATACAAAAGAAAAATATACGGAATCGGAAATTGCTTACCGTAAAAGTTTGGAGGTGAATCCCAAATCTATTGAAGGGAATTATAATTTGGGAAATTCTTTATATAAACAAGGAAAGTACGATGAAGCAGCTAAACAATATCAGCAAACAATTGCCCAGGAAGCAGATCCGTTAAAATTAGCACAAGCTTTTCATAACATGGGGAATATAACTATGCAGAAAAAAGATTATGCTAAAAGCGTAGAAGCTTATAAAATGTCTCTTCGTTTAAATCCGTCTGATGATGAAACACGTTATAATTTGGCATTAGCTCAGAAATTATTACAAGATCAGCAACAACAACAGCAAGATCAGGATCAGAATAAAGATAATAAAGATCAAGATCAAAAGAAAGACGAAGAGAAAAAAGACGACCAACAACAGCAAGACCAGCAACAACAGGATGATAAAAAGGAGAATAAAACTCAAGATCAGCCTCATCAAAATGAACAAATGAGCCAGGATAACGCTCAGCAAATGTTAGATGCTTTCTTGCAAGATGAAAAGGATACCCAGGAGAAAGTGAAGAAGGCGCAAGCTCAACAGCATCAACGCCGCCGGACTGAAAAAGAATGGTAA
- a CDS encoding vWA domain-containing protein translates to MVFANPTYLYLLLLLIPMIGWYVWKLRKSQASFQVSASQAFDKAPTTFKVYLRHLPFVLRTLAVAILIFVLARPQSTNSWQNSSTEGIDIMMAMDISSSMLAQDLKPNRLEAAKDVAASFINGRPNDNIGLVLFARESFTQCPLTTDHTVLLNLFKDIQSGLLEDGTAIGLGLANAVSRIKDSQAKSKVIILLTDGSNNAGEIAPVTAAEIAKTFGIRVYTIGVGTNGEAPYPVSTPFGVRYQNIKVDIDENTLKEIASTTGGQYFRATDNKSLKSIYEEIDQMEKTKISVQEYSKKQEEYKNWALLVFGLLLLEILLRNTVLRNIP, encoded by the coding sequence ATGGTATTTGCGAATCCTACATATTTGTATTTATTGCTGTTGCTTATTCCGATGATCGGGTGGTATGTTTGGAAATTGCGTAAATCGCAAGCTAGTTTCCAAGTTTCCGCCAGTCAAGCCTTTGATAAAGCTCCGACAACTTTCAAGGTATATCTCCGGCATTTGCCGTTCGTACTCCGGACGTTAGCTGTGGCAATATTAATATTTGTGCTTGCTCGTCCCCAGTCTACCAATAGTTGGCAGAACTCTTCTACGGAAGGAATCGATATTATGATGGCAATGGATATTTCGAGTAGTATGTTAGCACAAGATTTGAAACCCAACCGGCTAGAGGCAGCAAAAGATGTAGCAGCTTCTTTTATAAACGGTCGGCCGAACGATAACATCGGATTAGTCTTGTTTGCCCGTGAAAGTTTTACGCAATGCCCGCTTACTACTGACCATACAGTATTATTAAATCTTTTTAAAGATATTCAAAGTGGTTTATTAGAAGACGGAACAGCTATCGGGCTTGGTTTGGCTAACGCGGTAAGCCGTATAAAAGATAGTCAGGCAAAGAGTAAGGTTATTATACTCCTCACCGACGGATCTAACAATGCAGGTGAAATTGCTCCTGTAACGGCAGCCGAAATTGCTAAAACTTTTGGTATCCGCGTATATACGATCGGGGTAGGTACGAATGGGGAAGCTCCTTATCCTGTATCCACTCCGTTCGGTGTAAGATATCAAAATATAAAAGTGGATATTGACGAAAACACATTGAAAGAAATTGCTTCCACTACAGGAGGACAATATTTCCGGGCTACTGATAATAAGAGTCTTAAAAGCATTTACGAGGAGATCGATCAAATGGAAAAGACCAAAATCAGTGTACAGGAATATAGTAAAAAGCAGGAAGAATATAAAAATTGGGCATTGCTTGTTTTTGGATTGTTACTGCTTGAAATTTTGTTGAGAAATACAGTATTGAGAAATATACCATAA
- a CDS encoding DUF58 domain-containing protein encodes METSELLKKVRKIEIKTRGLSRNIFAGQYHSAFKGRGMAFSEVREYQFGDDIRDIDWNVTARYARPYIKVFEEERELTVMLMIDVSGSRDFGSVNVMKKEIITEIAATLAFSAIQNNDKIGVIFFSDKIEKFIPPQKGKKHILYIIRELIDFEPQDTKTDISQALKYLTNAIKKRCTTFLISDFIDKGEYKDALTIANKKHDVVAIQVYDRRETELPAVGLLKIKDAETGTERWIDSSSMAVREAYHSWWQKRQAQMDESFKKCRVDSVSIRTEDDYVKALIALFDKRN; translated from the coding sequence ATGGAAACAAGTGAACTATTAAAAAAAGTCCGTAAAATTGAGATAAAAACCCGCGGGTTGTCTCGCAATATCTTCGCAGGACAATATCATTCGGCTTTTAAAGGCCGGGGGATGGCGTTTTCTGAAGTACGCGAGTATCAATTTGGTGATGATATCCGGGATATAGATTGGAATGTTACGGCACGTTACGCTCGTCCTTACATAAAAGTGTTCGAAGAAGAGCGTGAATTGACCGTAATGCTGATGATCGATGTTTCCGGAAGTAGGGATTTTGGTTCGGTTAACGTAATGAAAAAGGAAATTATCACAGAGATTGCAGCAACTTTAGCTTTTTCTGCCATACAGAATAATGATAAGATAGGTGTAATCTTTTTTTCTGATAAAATTGAAAAGTTTATTCCTCCTCAAAAAGGGAAAAAGCATATTCTTTACATTATTCGTGAACTGATAGATTTCGAACCCCAGGATACAAAAACGGATATTAGCCAGGCTCTTAAATATCTGACAAATGCAATAAAGAAACGTTGTACTACTTTTCTTATTTCTGACTTTATTGACAAGGGAGAGTATAAAGATGCACTGACTATCGCCAACAAAAAACATGATGTTGTAGCTATTCAGGTATATGACCGACGGGAGACAGAGCTTCCGGCTGTGGGTCTTCTAAAAATAAAAGATGCGGAAACAGGTACGGAACGTTGGATCGATAGTTCGTCTATGGCTGTTCGGGAAGCATATCATAGCTGGTGGCAAAAACGACAAGCCCAAATGGACGAATCGTTCAAAAAATGCCGGGTGGATTCTGTTTCTATCCGTACCGAAGATGATTATGTGAAAGCATTGATCGCTCTTTTTGATAAGCGTAACTGA
- a CDS encoding AAA family ATPase, protein MSQTVDIRELNERIESKSSFVNMITMGMDQVIVGQKHLVESLLIGLLSDGHILLEGVPGLAKTLAIKTLASLIDAKYSRIQFTPDLLPADVIGTMIYSQKSEEFQVKQGPIFANFVLADEINRAPAKVQSALLEAMQERQVTISEQTYQLPRPFLVMATQNPIEQEGTYPLPEAQTDRFMLKVIINYPKKDEEKLIIRQNIGGAKPDIKPILTKEEILEARKVVGDVYLDEKIERYIVDIVFATRFPQEHGLANLSNMISFGASPRASINLALAARAYAFIKRRGYVIPEDIRAVCHDVLRHRIGLSYEAEANNLTSEEVISEILNKVEVP, encoded by the coding sequence ATGAGTCAGACAGTCGATATTCGCGAATTGAATGAGCGAATTGAAAGTAAAAGTTCGTTTGTGAACATGATTACGATGGGAATGGATCAGGTGATCGTAGGACAAAAACACTTGGTAGAGTCGTTACTAATAGGTTTGTTATCTGATGGTCATATCCTTTTAGAGGGTGTTCCCGGTTTGGCAAAAACTTTGGCTATTAAAACCCTGGCATCGCTGATCGATGCTAAATACAGCCGTATTCAGTTTACGCCGGACTTGCTGCCGGCAGACGTTATCGGTACCATGATTTATAGTCAAAAAAGCGAAGAATTCCAGGTTAAACAAGGACCGATCTTCGCTAATTTTGTATTAGCTGATGAAATAAACCGTGCTCCGGCAAAAGTTCAAAGTGCTTTATTGGAAGCCATGCAGGAACGGCAGGTCACCATTAGCGAACAGACGTATCAATTACCGCGTCCTTTCCTTGTAATGGCAACACAGAACCCGATCGAACAAGAAGGAACTTATCCGTTACCGGAAGCGCAGACTGACCGTTTCATGTTGAAAGTCATTATTAATTATCCCAAGAAAGACGAAGAAAAATTAATTATCCGCCAAAATATCGGAGGAGCAAAACCGGATATCAAACCCATTCTTACAAAAGAAGAAATTTTAGAAGCTCGTAAGGTTGTCGGAGATGTATATTTGGATGAAAAGATAGAACGTTATATTGTAGATATTGTTTTTGCTACCCGTTTTCCACAAGAACATGGATTAGCCAATTTAAGCAATATGATTTCTTTTGGCGCTTCACCTCGTGCATCTATTAATTTGGCTTTGGCTGCCAGGGCTTATGCATTTATTAAACGTAGAGGTTATGTAATTCCGGAAGATATACGCGCTGTATGCCATGATGTATTACGCCATCGTATAGGATTAAGCTATGAAGCAGAAGCCAATAATCTGACATCGGAAGAAGTAATCAGTGAAATTTTGAATAAGGTTGAAGTACCGTGA
- a CDS encoding HU family DNA-binding protein — MNNKLTLPEIAALLAERTGKDKRAAELFLRELISVVSEGLFTDKVVKVKGLGTFKIISVEQRESVHVNTGERFIIPAHYKYSFLPDKELKDTVNAPFSFFETTEIGSGVDFSDLEESEEEVSSDDESIEEVIEEIHLPESRVGDILSEAARELKPQETKEEKLEEKPEQIDRNAGTNFADSGKDDLIEPSLPESEKKLEPADKLSYLSKEEISSDFEEEQIVKANEEVEEENYCTTTEEIILQPQVSATSENLVSDTTEIEKNSAEIVVPEGGSKDDNLNTPLVANSKLQSDKENIFTLEKEDKKETPILSLEPSSGKIPFYKRESFLAALILFIFIAISAVLYMEYSSRPIIMVPVQPIAKNVTDGLQSDSLSLTHLPKDNNKIESYLYKLDSLAQTDTLDRSIPKEKPDTNQFIAQEMPDMPERKKKETPEKKPTVEKQEVSQSVSSTIASVKIASGDRLTLISLKYYGHKFFWVYIYEANKEIIKDPNNIPIGTVLKIPSPEIYGIDAKNKTALSKAAALQTRILEGKD; from the coding sequence ATGAATAATAAATTGACTTTACCGGAAATTGCCGCTTTACTAGCTGAACGGACAGGCAAAGATAAACGGGCTGCAGAATTGTTTCTTAGAGAACTTATTTCTGTGGTTTCAGAAGGGCTATTTACAGATAAAGTTGTAAAAGTAAAGGGATTAGGTACTTTTAAAATTATCTCCGTAGAACAGCGGGAAAGTGTACATGTAAATACAGGGGAACGATTTATTATTCCTGCTCATTATAAATATTCTTTTCTTCCGGATAAAGAGTTGAAAGATACGGTGAATGCTCCGTTTTCTTTCTTCGAAACAACAGAAATAGGAAGTGGAGTCGATTTTTCAGATTTAGAGGAATCGGAAGAAGAAGTTTCGTCCGATGATGAGTCAATAGAAGAAGTCATAGAAGAAATTCACTTGCCGGAAAGTAGAGTAGGGGATATTCTTTCGGAAGCTGCGAGGGAATTAAAGCCGCAGGAAACAAAAGAAGAAAAATTAGAGGAAAAACCGGAACAAATAGACAGAAATGCTGGAACGAATTTTGCAGATAGTGGTAAAGATGATTTGATAGAGCCAAGCCTTCCGGAAAGTGAGAAAAAGTTGGAACCGGCAGATAAATTATCCTATTTGTCAAAAGAGGAAATCTCTAGTGATTTTGAAGAAGAACAAATAGTAAAAGCAAATGAAGAGGTAGAGGAGGAGAATTACTGCACTACTACAGAAGAAATTATCCTACAACCACAGGTCTCGGCAACAAGTGAAAACCTAGTTTCCGATACTACGGAAATAGAAAAAAATTCAGCAGAAATAGTAGTGCCGGAAGGAGGATCAAAAGATGATAATTTGAATACTCCTCTTGTTGCTAATTCAAAGCTTCAATCGGATAAAGAAAATATTTTTACTCTTGAAAAAGAAGATAAAAAAGAAACTCCTATTTTATCTTTAGAGCCTTCTTCTGGGAAGATCCCTTTTTATAAACGGGAATCATTTTTAGCAGCCCTGATTTTATTTATTTTTATTGCTATATCGGCCGTACTTTATATGGAGTACAGCAGTCGTCCTATTATTATGGTACCGGTGCAACCAATAGCAAAAAATGTAACAGATGGTTTACAATCCGATTCTTTGTCACTTACGCACTTGCCAAAAGATAATAATAAGATAGAGAGTTATTTATATAAGCTCGACTCTTTAGCACAAACAGATACTCTTGACCGCAGCATTCCGAAAGAAAAGCCGGATACCAACCAATTTATTGCACAAGAGATGCCGGATATGCCTGAAAGAAAAAAGAAAGAAACTCCCGAAAAGAAACCGACTGTAGAAAAACAAGAAGTATCTCAATCTGTTTCTTCAACTATTGCCTCGGTAAAAATAGCATCAGGTGACCGTCTTACTCTCATCTCTTTAAAATATTACGGTCATAAATTCTTCTGGGTATATATCTATGAAGCGAATAAAGAAATAATAAAAGATCCGAATAATATACCGATCGGTACAGTACTAAAAATTCCTTCTCCTGAAATATATGGCATCGATGCGAAGAACAAAACAGCTTTATCTAAAGCTGCGGCCCTGCAAACGAGAATATTAGAAGGAAAGGACTAG
- a CDS encoding HU family DNA-binding protein, which translates to MYAVKNKELITELSSRLGWNIQDVNDMLAAFGTIVAGKLLEGDVLSLPGFGQFEAKKKMERISVNPTNKKRYLVPPKLVPVFKPGSTVKAKLKELGDNE; encoded by the coding sequence ATGTATGCTGTGAAGAACAAAGAATTGATAACGGAACTATCTAGTCGTCTGGGTTGGAATATACAAGACGTAAATGATATGTTGGCAGCTTTTGGGACTATAGTAGCCGGAAAGTTGCTTGAAGGAGATGTGTTATCACTTCCGGGTTTCGGACAGTTTGAAGCAAAGAAGAAGATGGAACGTATTTCCGTGAATCCGACAAATAAAAAGCGATATCTGGTTCCCCCCAAATTAGTACCGGTATTTAAACCTGGCTCTACCGTAAAAGCAAAACTAAAAGAATTAGGCGACAATGAATAA
- the rimO gene encoding 30S ribosomal protein S12 methylthiotransferase RimO — MIKNKVSLITLGCSKNLVDSEMLMRQFTENGYIVENDPARINSEIVIINTCGFIGDAKEESINMILEVAELKKQHKVKNLYVMGCLSQRYLKELQIEIPEVDQFYGKFNWNELLRDMGKVYHKELATDRILTTPGHYAYLKIAEGCNRMCAYCSIPIITGRYQSRSIESIEEEVRKLVSQGVKEFQVIAQDLTYYGYDLYKHFALPELVERISDIPGVKWIRLHYGYPSQFPYDLLRVMRERDNVCNYMDIALQHISDRMLKQMRRHITKAETYELIERIRQEVPGIHLRTTLMVGHPGETEEDFAELIEFTQKVRFERMGAFAYSEEEGTYSAKHYEDNIPAEIKQERLDRLMRIQEKIASEINEAKIDQTYQVIIDRKEDNYYIGRTQFDSPEVDPEVLIPADLPLEIGEFYKVKIKEAQAFDLYGRVLF; from the coding sequence ATGATTAAAAACAAGGTATCTCTCATTACTTTGGGTTGCTCTAAAAATTTGGTCGATTCCGAAATGCTGATGCGGCAATTTACTGAAAACGGATATATCGTTGAGAATGATCCTGCACGTATTAATAGCGAAATAGTAATTATCAATACGTGTGGTTTTATAGGCGACGCGAAGGAGGAATCCATCAACATGATTCTGGAAGTAGCCGAATTAAAGAAACAGCATAAGGTAAAAAATCTGTATGTTATGGGATGCCTTTCACAACGCTATTTGAAAGAATTACAAATAGAAATTCCCGAAGTGGATCAATTTTACGGTAAATTTAATTGGAATGAACTACTGAGGGATATGGGAAAAGTTTATCATAAGGAATTAGCTACAGATCGTATCCTTACAACTCCCGGACATTATGCCTATCTGAAAATTGCCGAAGGTTGCAATCGCATGTGCGCCTATTGTTCTATTCCCATTATTACAGGCCGATACCAGTCACGAAGTATCGAATCCATCGAAGAAGAAGTTCGTAAATTAGTTTCTCAAGGAGTAAAAGAATTCCAAGTAATAGCACAAGATTTGACTTATTACGGGTATGACCTTTATAAACACTTTGCGTTACCAGAGTTAGTGGAACGTATTTCCGATATTCCCGGCGTAAAATGGATTCGCTTACATTATGGATACCCGTCGCAATTCCCTTATGATTTACTAAGAGTAATGCGTGAACGCGACAATGTATGCAATTACATGGATATTGCATTACAGCATATCTCGGATCGTATGTTGAAACAAATGCGCCGGCATATTACAAAAGCCGAAACTTATGAACTTATCGAACGCATCCGGCAGGAAGTACCCGGTATCCATCTCCGTACTACTTTAATGGTAGGGCATCCGGGTGAAACGGAGGAAGATTTCGCGGAACTGATAGAATTTACTCAAAAAGTACGATTTGAACGGATGGGAGCATTCGCTTACTCGGAAGAAGAAGGAACTTATTCCGCCAAGCATTATGAAGATAACATACCGGCTGAAATCAAACAAGAACGGCTCGATAGATTAATGCGTATTCAGGAAAAGATAGCCTCTGAAATAAATGAAGCTAAAATAGATCAAACCTATCAAGTAATCATTGACAGGAAAGAAGACAATTATTATATAGGCCGTACCCAGTTTGATTCTCCCGAAGTAGACCCCGAAGTGCTAATTCCGGCGGATCTTCCATTGGAAATAGGCGAATTTTATAAAGTTAAAATAAAGGAAGCACAAGCTTTTGACTTGTACGGCAGAGTGTTATTTTGA
- the ftsY gene encoding signal recognition particle-docking protein FtsY: protein MGIFSFFSKDKKETLDKGLSKTKENVFSKLTRAIAGKSKVDDEVLDDLEEVLITSDVGVDTTLKIIERIENRVSKDKYVNTQELTAILREEIANLLTENNTEDGESFTLPEDKKPYVIMVVGVNGVGKTTTIGKLAYQFKKAGKKVYLGAADTFRAAAVEQLVIWGERVGVPVIKQKMGSDPASVAYDTLSSAKANDADVVIIDTAGRLHNKINLMNELTKIKNVMKKVVPDAPHEILLILDGSTGQNAFEQAKQFTAATEVNALAITKLDGTAKGGVVIGISDHFRIPVKYIGLGEGMEDLQVFRKKEFVDSLFGE, encoded by the coding sequence ATGGGTATTTTCAGTTTTTTTTCGAAAGATAAAAAGGAAACCTTAGATAAAGGTTTGTCAAAAACCAAAGAAAACGTTTTTTCCAAGCTTACTCGTGCCATAGCCGGTAAAAGTAAAGTAGATGATGAAGTTTTAGATGATTTGGAAGAAGTACTTATTACGTCGGATGTGGGAGTAGATACTACGCTTAAAATTATTGAACGAATAGAAAATCGCGTCTCAAAAGATAAATACGTCAATACCCAAGAACTGACAGCTATTTTAAGAGAAGAAATTGCCAATTTACTTACTGAAAATAATACGGAAGACGGAGAAAGCTTTACGCTGCCGGAAGATAAAAAACCGTATGTGATTATGGTGGTAGGTGTAAATGGCGTAGGAAAAACTACTACCATAGGCAAATTAGCTTATCAATTTAAAAAAGCCGGTAAAAAAGTATATCTGGGAGCTGCCGATACTTTCCGTGCGGCTGCCGTAGAACAACTGGTTATTTGGGGAGAAAGAGTAGGTGTACCTGTGATAAAACAAAAAATGGGTTCGGATCCTGCCTCTGTAGCTTATGATACGCTTTCATCTGCCAAAGCAAATGATGCAGATGTGGTCATTATAGATACAGCCGGTCGGTTACACAACAAAATTAATTTAATGAACGAACTCACTAAAATCAAGAATGTGATGAAAAAGGTAGTACCCGATGCTCCTCATGAAATATTATTGATATTAGACGGTTCCACCGGTCAAAATGCTTTTGAACAAGCTAAACAGTTCACTGCTGCCACGGAAGTAAACGCCCTGGCTATTACCAAATTGGACGGAACGGCAAAAGGGGGTGTAGTAATTGGAATTTCCGATCATTTCCGCATCCCTGTAAAATATATCGGTTTAGGAGAAGGCATGGAAGACCTGCAAGTCTTCCGTAAGAAGGAATTTGTAGATTCTCTTTTCGGTGAGTAA